A single genomic interval of Agromyces cerinus harbors:
- a CDS encoding alpha/beta fold hydrolase: MDASLPALTEMPAPQYVMSGDGIRIATYSWGDEDAPTVLCVHGFASSCRDNWVSTGWVRDLTRAGYRVLGIDQRGHGASDKPHEASAYGMDAFVDDITTVLDTYLLDTVLYAGYSLGARVGWQVAVQVPDHVERAVLGGIPDGRPLARLQIAEARAFAEYGTPVEDQVTRNYVTLAERVAGNDLLALVALAEGMRLGDADPDVAHPPLQPILFATGSEDAILAQSKLLARATPNGTFVELPARHHFNAPGSRVFRESALGFFAGRG; the protein is encoded by the coding sequence ATGGATGCCTCGCTCCCCGCCCTCACCGAGATGCCAGCGCCGCAGTACGTGATGTCTGGCGACGGCATCCGCATCGCCACGTACTCCTGGGGAGACGAGGACGCCCCGACGGTGCTCTGCGTGCACGGCTTCGCGTCGAGCTGCCGAGACAACTGGGTGAGCACGGGGTGGGTGCGCGACCTCACGCGCGCGGGGTACCGGGTGCTCGGCATCGACCAGCGCGGCCACGGCGCCAGCGACAAGCCGCACGAGGCATCCGCCTACGGCATGGACGCCTTCGTCGACGACATCACGACCGTGCTCGACACCTACCTGCTCGACACCGTGCTCTACGCCGGCTACTCGCTCGGCGCCCGGGTCGGCTGGCAGGTCGCCGTGCAGGTGCCCGACCACGTCGAGCGCGCCGTGCTCGGCGGCATCCCCGACGGGCGGCCGCTCGCGCGGCTGCAGATCGCCGAGGCGCGAGCGTTCGCGGAGTACGGCACCCCGGTCGAGGACCAGGTGACCCGCAACTACGTGACACTCGCCGAGCGGGTGGCCGGCAACGACCTCCTCGCGCTCGTCGCGCTCGCCGAGGGCATGCGGCTCGGCGACGCCGATCCCGACGTCGCGCACCCTCCGCTGCAGCCGATCCTCTTCGCGACCGGCAGCGAAGACGCGATCCTCGCGCAGTCGAAGCTGCTCGCGCGTGCGACGCCGAACGGCACCTTCGTCGAACTGCCGGCGCGGCACCACTTCAACGCGCCCGGCTCGCGGGTGTTCCGCGAGAGCGCCCTCGGCTTCTTCGCCGGTCGGGGCTGA
- a CDS encoding DUF2306 domain-containing protein yields MTEASARPIMSRTTATRRREWLAPAGLILLSLVPIVAGSMRLTELASDPVVTADNARFVVFPAPVVVHIVGATVFALLGALQFAPSLRRHRWHRLSGRIAAPAGLLAALSGLWLTVFSDLPTSDGQALLFIRLVFGTAMAASIVVAFVAIRRGDIRTHSAWMTRGYAIGLAAGTQVFTMLPWFLLFGVPDVNQRAALMAAGWLINLAVAEVVIRRRDARGMFRPSGRSARAAAALR; encoded by the coding sequence ATGACCGAAGCATCCGCTCGCCCCATCATGTCGCGCACGACTGCGACCCGCCGCCGGGAATGGCTCGCACCAGCCGGCCTCATCCTCCTCAGCCTCGTGCCGATCGTCGCCGGCAGCATGCGGCTCACCGAACTCGCGAGCGACCCGGTCGTGACGGCCGACAATGCGCGGTTCGTCGTGTTCCCCGCGCCGGTCGTCGTGCACATCGTCGGCGCGACCGTCTTCGCGCTGCTCGGCGCCCTGCAGTTCGCGCCGTCGCTGCGGCGTCATCGCTGGCACCGCCTCTCGGGACGCATCGCGGCGCCGGCCGGCCTCCTCGCCGCCCTGTCGGGCCTCTGGCTGACGGTCTTCTCCGACCTGCCCACCTCCGACGGACAGGCGCTGCTCTTCATCCGCCTCGTGTTCGGCACCGCGATGGCCGCGAGCATCGTGGTCGCCTTCGTCGCGATCCGGCGCGGCGACATCCGCACCCACAGCGCATGGATGACTCGCGGCTACGCGATCGGCCTGGCCGCGGGCACGCAGGTGTTCACGATGCTCCCGTGGTTCCTGCTGTTCGGCGTGCCCGATGTGAACCAGCGCGCCGCGCTCATGGCCGCCGGCTGGCTGATCAACCTCGCCGTCGCCGAGGTCGTCATCCGGCGCCGCGACGCCCGCGGCATGTTCCGTCCTTCCGGCCGATCCGCCCGTGCCGCCGCAGCCCTACGATGA
- a CDS encoding sensor histidine kinase: MTSPARALWHAPAASPPPPRRVWRDWVLVAAIPPLVLLEAALRTDVPWRWLWAVVLIALVPTLLWRRTRPLLMLVIAFGTGAVVSVATGGDPQLAATAYMLVLVYAAFRWGDGPARIVGAALLVGSTTLSLAFGPTTLTDLIGGTAVLVATISLGAAFRWRAGSRARELDRVKLDEREQLARDLHDTVAHHVSAIAIQAQAGTVLAATDPDAAIAALRTIEGEASRTLAEMRSIVRVLRRADAAELAPGPGLGDLRGLASAASADSADSASASPRVEVRVTGDAESVPPTIGAAVYRMAQESVTNARRHARGATRVEVLVQVDDAGIRLDVHDDGAAAASASPGFGIVGMVERATLLGGTCAAGAAPEGGWTVTAALPRSGWST, from the coding sequence ATGACGAGCCCCGCCCGCGCGCTGTGGCATGCGCCGGCCGCGTCGCCGCCCCCGCCCCGCCGCGTCTGGCGCGACTGGGTGCTCGTCGCGGCCATCCCGCCGCTCGTGCTGCTCGAGGCGGCGCTGCGCACCGACGTGCCGTGGCGCTGGCTCTGGGCCGTCGTGCTCATCGCCCTCGTGCCGACCCTGCTCTGGCGACGCACCCGGCCGCTCCTCATGCTCGTCATCGCGTTCGGCACCGGCGCGGTGGTCTCGGTGGCGACGGGCGGCGACCCGCAGCTCGCCGCGACCGCCTACATGCTCGTGCTCGTCTACGCCGCGTTCCGGTGGGGCGACGGCCCGGCGCGCATCGTCGGCGCAGCGCTCCTCGTCGGCTCGACGACGCTCTCCCTCGCCTTCGGACCGACGACGCTCACCGATCTCATCGGCGGCACGGCCGTGCTCGTCGCCACGATCTCGCTCGGCGCGGCGTTCCGCTGGCGGGCGGGGTCGCGCGCCCGCGAACTCGACCGGGTGAAACTCGACGAGCGCGAGCAGCTCGCTCGCGACCTGCACGACACCGTGGCGCACCACGTCTCGGCGATCGCGATCCAGGCGCAGGCCGGCACGGTGCTGGCGGCCACCGACCCCGATGCCGCGATCGCAGCGCTGCGCACCATCGAGGGCGAGGCCTCGCGCACGCTCGCCGAGATGCGATCGATCGTGCGGGTGCTGCGCCGAGCGGATGCCGCCGAGCTCGCGCCGGGGCCGGGCCTCGGCGATCTCCGTGGACTCGCGTCGGCCGCCTCGGCCGACTCCGCCGACTCGGCATCGGCATCTCCCCGCGTCGAGGTGCGGGTCACCGGCGACGCCGAGTCCGTGCCGCCGACGATCGGCGCCGCCGTCTACCGCATGGCGCAGGAGTCGGTGACGAACGCGCGGCGTCATGCTCGCGGGGCGACTCGGGTCGAGGTGCTCGTGCAGGTCGACGACGCCGGCATCCGGCTCGACGTGCACGACGACGGCGCCGCTGCGGCATCCGCTTCGCCCGGGTTCGGCATCGTCGGCATGGTCGAGCGCGCGACACTGCTCGGCGGCACGTGCGCTGCGGGCGCAGCGCCCGAGGGCGGCTGGACCGTGACCGCGGCACTCCCCCGCAGCGGGTGGTCGACGTGA
- a CDS encoding bifunctional nuclease family protein, translating into MVQVRVLGIALDSLQRNLVLLKPLHEETGTGLVLPVWIGSQEATSILIALEGRQPPRPLSHDLIATLFGAVGAELRRVDLTRIEEGTFFAELSLTTPSGPQTIDSRPSDAIALALRADATIWVAEDVLEAAGIPAEMVDFGTEAGDEARLDEFKRFLEDVDPEDFQG; encoded by the coding sequence GTGGTCCAGGTTCGAGTCCTCGGAATCGCGCTCGATTCCCTGCAGCGCAATCTCGTGCTGCTGAAGCCGCTGCACGAGGAGACGGGCACCGGGCTCGTGCTGCCGGTCTGGATCGGTTCGCAGGAGGCAACGTCGATCCTCATCGCCCTCGAGGGGCGACAGCCGCCCCGGCCGCTGTCGCACGACCTGATCGCCACGCTGTTCGGCGCGGTCGGGGCCGAGCTCCGGCGGGTGGACCTGACCCGCATCGAGGAGGGCACGTTCTTCGCCGAGCTCTCGCTCACGACCCCCTCGGGGCCGCAGACCATCGATTCGCGTCCGTCCGACGCCATCGCGCTCGCGTTGCGGGCTGACGCCACCATCTGGGTCGCCGAAGACGTGCTCGAGGCCGCAGGCATCCCGGCCGAGATGGTCGACTTCGGCACCGAGGCCGGCGATGAGGCGAGGCTCGACGAGTTCAAGCGATTCCTCGAGGACGTGGACCCGGAGGACTTCCAGGGCTGA
- a CDS encoding response regulator, which produces MTVRVLIADDQELVRAGLRVLLDTQPDIEVIAEAADGAEAIALARRLRPDVCLLDIRMPGTDGLEATRAIAGPDVAEPIPVVVITTFDLDEYVYAALRAGARGFLLKDAGPAMLAEAVHAAARGDALIAPNVTVRLLEAFAEANPVDTRDDAHGAPLLEPLTAREREVLAAVARGLGNTEIAGELHISLSTVKTHIASLMTKLGARNRVELAIWALGEGRGRRD; this is translated from the coding sequence GTGACCGTGCGCGTGCTGATCGCCGACGACCAGGAGCTCGTGCGGGCGGGGCTCCGGGTGCTCCTCGACACGCAGCCCGACATCGAGGTGATCGCCGAGGCCGCCGACGGCGCGGAGGCGATCGCCCTCGCGCGGCGGCTGCGGCCCGACGTGTGCCTCCTCGACATCCGCATGCCGGGCACCGACGGCCTCGAGGCCACCAGGGCGATCGCCGGTCCGGATGTCGCGGAGCCGATCCCGGTCGTCGTGATCACGACCTTCGACCTCGATGAGTACGTCTACGCGGCCCTGCGCGCCGGCGCTCGAGGGTTCCTCCTGAAGGACGCCGGCCCGGCCATGCTCGCCGAGGCCGTGCACGCCGCCGCTCGCGGTGACGCCCTCATCGCGCCGAACGTGACCGTGCGACTGCTCGAGGCGTTCGCCGAGGCGAACCCGGTCGACACACGAGACGACGCGCACGGTGCGCCGCTCCTCGAACCGCTCACCGCCCGCGAGCGCGAGGTGCTCGCCGCGGTCGCCCGCGGCCTCGGCAACACCGAGATCGCCGGCGAACTGCACATCTCGCTCAGCACGGTGAAGACGCACATCGCGAGCCTCATGACGAAGCTCGGTGCGCGCAACCGGGTCGAGCTCGCGATCTGGGCGCTCGGCGAGGGCCGCGGCCGTCGCGACTGA